In Aspergillus fumigatus Af293 chromosome 4, whole genome shotgun sequence, one genomic interval encodes:
- the tpcB gene encoding metallo-beta-lactamase type thioesterase tpcB: protein MLALHQTQRDVPCSEVHDALGLQGARSIYFGRPTGRSILSDPIRPRPMPTVTVIIYSDIRFLLEFPSVFLCAYVLPVQRTVIMANEKRGGYRQINQALNICAWEGYLNEQHARLPTLEDVEQISPRVLRVLGQNEGKVRRADGYYTCSSRLIEGPQFTLQGTNTYIVGTGRHRLLIDTGQGIPEWASLISSTLAGSSIELSHVLLTHWHGDHTGGVPDLLRMYPDLSDSIYKHTPGKGQKPISDGQTFRVEGATVRAVHTPGHSHDHMCFILEEENAMFTGDNVLGHGSSAVEVLSTWMSSLRMMQSLRCAVGYPAHGAVIRDLPSKLDLELTQKARREDRVVETLKQMKTETQRNGARGKGSVTVQQLVTAMHGHDLDEQVRTMALEPFVDEVLRKLAQDDRVAFEVRGGQKKWFAIEYT, encoded by the coding sequence ATGCTGGCCCTCCATCAAACCCAACGGGACGTGCCGTGTTCGGAAGTCCATGATGCTCTCGGGCTACAGGGAGCTCGGTCGATATACTTTGGACGTCCGACTGGTCGGTCAATTCTCTCAGATCCAATTAGGCCGAGGCCGATGCCCACTGTAACAGTGATCATTTACTCTGACATTCGCTTCCTATTAGAATTTCCCTCGGTATTTCTTTGCGCATATGTCCTCCCAGTCCAGAGAACAGTAATCATGGCCAATGAGAAAcgaggaggatatcgacAAATCAACCAAGCGCTGAATATATGTGCCTGGGAGGGCTATTTGAATGAGCAGCACGCACGGCTGCCCACTCTTGAGGATGTCGAACAAATCAGCCCCCGCGTGCTGCGTGTCCTGGGTCAGAATGAAGGCAAGGTACGCAGAGCCGACGGCTACTATACATGTAGTTCCCGGCTGATCGAAGGACCTCAGTTCACGCTCCAAGGAACAAACACTTATATCGTGGGCACCGGCCGTCACCGTCTGCTCATCGACACGGGACAGGGGATTCCCGAGTGGGCCAGCCTGATCTCGTCTACCTTGGCAGGCTCCTCGATCGAGCTGTCTCATGTTCTGCTCACTCACTGGCATGGTGATCATACTGGGGGCGTTCCGGACCTTCTCCGGATGTATCCCGACTTGTCCGATTCGATCTACAAGCATACCCCTGGCAAGGGCCAGAAGCCTATCTCAGACGGACAGACCTTCCGTGTGGAAGGCGCTACTGTCCGTGCCGTACACACCCCCGGCCACTCGCATGACCATATGTGTTTCATCCTCGAGGAGGAAAATGCCATGTTCACCGGGGACAACGTCCTGGGCCATGGGAGCAGCGCGGTCGAGGTGCTTAGTACCTGGATGTCTTCATTACGGATGATGCAGTCGCTTCGCTGTGCGGTGGGGTATCCGGCCCACGGCGCAGTGATACGCGACCTGCCAAGCAAGCTGGACCTAGAGCTCACGCAGAAGGCCCGTCGGGAGGACAGGGTCGTCGAGACGttgaagcagatgaagacaGAGACCCAACGGAACGGAGCACGGGGGAAAGGCAGCGTCACCGTCCAGCAACTGGTGACGGCCATGCATGGACATGATTTGGATGAGCAGGTGCGGACAATGGCCTTGGAGCCGTTTGTGGACGAGGTTCTGCGGAAGCTGGCGCAGGATGACCGGGTGGCGTTTGAGGTTAGAGGAGGCCAGAAAAAGTGGTTTGCAATCGAATACACCTAA
- the tpcA gene encoding O-methyltransferase tpcA codes for MERQPKSLCDATQLLETANIISDTVQTIIAEWSAEAKAPQGSGKQNAPMLPSRELFDAQRTILAAVGKLTELVSDPSARILEVATQFQESRSLYIAAERRIPDLLAAGDEGGVHIDQISQKAKIEPRKLARILRYLCSIGIFKQTGPDTFANNRISAALVSNEPLRAYVQLVNSEGFTASDRLPHTLLHPDTGPSYDVAKTAWQNAVCTKKTRWEWLEERVAPEQLLESGGHYPGIPSLVMGLPPREDDGLVARPELEIMGLSMVGGGRVFGTAHVYDFPWASLGDALVVDVGGGVGGFPLQLSKVYPQLRFIVQDRGPVVKQGLEKVWPRENPEALHQGRVQFVEHSFFDTNPTEGADIYFLRYVLHDWSDDYCVRILAAIRSSMAAHSRLLICDQVMNTTIGDPDLDSAPSPLPANYGYHTRFSHSRDITMMSCINGIERTPAEFKGLLQAAGLKLKKIWDCRSQVSLIEAVLPEMNGFR; via the exons ATGGAACGGCAACCAAAGTCTCTCTGCGACGCGACGCAACTTCTTGAGACTGCCAACATTATCTCTGACACCGTCCAGACCATCATTGCGGAATGGTCGGCGGAGGCGAAGGCACCACAAGGCTCTGGCAAGCAAAATGCTCCAATGCTTCCTAGTCGGGAACTGTTTGATGCTCAGCGGACCATCCTAGCCGCGGTTGGCAAGCTGACCGAGTTGGTGTCGGATCCGAGCGCACGGATCCTGGAAGTAGCAACGCAGTTTCAGGAATCCCGATCGTTGTATATCGCTGCTGAGCGGCGCATTCCGGACCTCCTTGCCGCCGGGGATGAGGGCGGCGTGCACATCGACCAGATCAGCCAGAAGGCCAAAATCGAACCCCGAAAGCTGG CTCGCATTTTGAGATACCTGTGTTCGATCGGTATTTTCAAGCAAACCGGGCCGGATACCTTTGCAAACAATAGGATTTCGGCGGCACTGGTGTCGAATGAGCCCTTGCGCGCCTACGTTCAGCTGGTGAATAGTGAGGGCTTCACGGCCTCCGATCGTCTGCCACACACCCTCCTGCATCCAGACACTGGGCCCTCGTACGACGTTGCAAAGACAGCTTGGCAAAATGCCGTCTGCACCAAAAAGACCCGATGGGAGTGGCTCGAGGAACGCGTGGCTCCAGAGCAGTTGTTGGAGTCTGGAGGCCATTATCCGGGGATTCCAAGTCTGGTTATGGGACTCCCGCCAAGGGAGGATGATGGACTGGTCGCGAGACCGGAGCTGGAGATCATGGGTTTGTCCATGGTTGGCGGCGGACGAGTATTTGGGACCGCCCATGTTTACG ATTTCCCATGGGCGTCCCTGGGGGATGCCCTGGTAGTTGATGTCGGGGGAGGCGTTGGCGGATTCCCCCTGCAACTGAGCAAGGTATACCCCCAGCTGCGGTTCATTGTGCAGGACCGTGGTCCGGTCGTCAAGCAGGGGCTGGAGAAGGTCTGGCCCCGGGAGAACCCTGAGGCCTTGCATCAGGGACGAGTGCAGTTCGTCGAGCATAGCTTCTTCGATACAAACCCCACTGAGGGCGCCGACATTTACTTTCTGCGATATGTCCT TCATGACTGGTCGGACGACTATTGCGTGCGCATTCTGGCCGCCATTCGCTCGAGTATGGCGGCACACTCTCGCTTGTTGATCTGCGATCAGGTCATGAATACGACCATCGGAGATCCTGACTTGGACTCAGCCCCGAGCCCGTTGCCGGCCAACTACGGCTACCACACGCGGTTCAGCCATAGCCGGGATATCACCATGATGTCGTGTATTAACGGGATTGAACGGACGCCAGCGGAGTTCAAGGGTCTTCTCCAGGCCGCCgggttgaagctgaagaagatttgGGACTGCAGGAGCCAGGTGTCGTTGATTGAAGCAGTCTTGCCGGAGATGAACGGGTTCAGATAG
- the tpcC gene encoding non-reducing polyketide synthase tpcC gives MRPVDFTPSSESPTAEKGMKVVYFGNELPQDGIQGICRRLHTYTKDRRYPLLARFIEESTWAVHDEVRQLHAAQKALVSPFESVLHLAEQPELCRGPLCGSIEGVLLCVIQLGTFIGYYEDSPNEYTFDSANTYLTGLGLGLLASTAVSLSPTLADLPLAGAEVVRVAFRLGVLVADVSQNLQPADATGERDSWAYVIPNVAPKEAEEELAVIHTRENTPEASRIFISAISRTSVTISGPPARLRRLFRMSDFFRDRTFVALPVYGGLCHAKHIYNSQHARSVVQGPSIAALDTRFIARYPILSTGSGEPFPTATTATELFEHVMTEILTQAIEWENVIQGVVERAKLLSVSEVQVQVFRNSHPVHDLLSALETSLREGVEVAIKDLGPWITRTRDEERPPPRGTAQSKIAIVGMSCRMPSGATDTEKFWDILEQGLDVHRKIPPDRFDVDSHYDPAGKRVNASHTPYGCFIDEPGLFDAPFFNMSPREAQQTDPMQRLAIVTAYEALERAGYVANRTRSSNKHRMGTFYGQASDDYREVNSAQEISTYFIPGGCRAFGPGRINYFFKLWGPSFSIDTACSSSLATIQAACTALWNGDTDTVVAGGMNVLTNSDAFAGLSHGHFLTKTPNACKTWDCEADGYCRADGVASIVMKRLEDAEADNDNILGVILGAATNHSAEAISITHPHAGAQSCLSRQVLRSAGIDPMDVSYVEMHGTGTQAGDAEEIKSVSDVFAPAVKRRSSQQPVFIGAVKANVGHGEAVAGVTALVKVLLMFQKEAIPPHVGIKNSINPGFPKDLDQRNLRIPYEKKPWPRRPGRKRIAMVNNFSAAGGNSTLAIEEGPLRPKPAGAIDPRSSHLVTVSAKSKISLKGNLERLLSFLDAHPDVALSDLAYTTTARRHHHNHRVAVATSDIADLKAQLCKTLESDSVNTLQPISATGPPPIAFAFTGQGSSYKSWDLQLFQHSPYFRSQILHLDTLAQGQGFPSFVPAIDGSYPRDHAHCPVITQLALVCTEIALAKYWVSLGVTPDVVVGHSLGEYAALHIAGVLSASDAIFLVGQRACLLQERCQPSSHQMMAVRASLEQIEQFAGSLPYEIACVNGPREMVLSGTREEMAAVARLLEAEGFKCIVLEVAFAFHSAQMDPILDEFEALAASGVVFQAPNLPVISPLLSKVVFDEHTIDSVYMRRATRETVHFLSAMKMAHKISTIDDATVWVEIGPHPVCVNFVRSSLPSTSVTVPSFRRGEDNWVTLTSSLGILHCAGVPVDWNEFHQPFERALRLLDLPTYSWNEKTYWIQYQGNWALTKGNTFYDDEAPQTKALAGLASELRTSTVQQIIHEQYDGAAGSVVMQSDLMQPDFLAAAYGHKMNGRGVVTSSIHADIAFTLGEYLYKKLNPNQEPHMNIANLEVVKALVAQENTKSPQLIQVSASTDNIRSRQAHLKWHNVINGSIEEPFASATVYYEEASDWLASWRPATHLVQGRIHALEQLAEDGVANRFTRRMAYGLFASSLVDYADKYRGMQSVVLHELEAFADVVLTTEKGGTWTVPPYFIDSVAHLAGFIMNVSDANDTNANFCVTPGWSSMRFAAPLLPGSKYRSYVKMIPTVEDNNIYLGDVYILQDETIVGMVGGIKFRRYPRILLNRFFSAPDADARKSTPATSAPAPAPPAGSEALQPKAAPASTPAAPASADAPTTNGVKAAAEPDANSTAAKAIALVATEAGLGLSDLKDSASFSSLGIDSLMSLVISEKFRETLGVTVTGSLFLEYPTVGDLKSWLLEYYS, from the exons atgaggccaGTAGACTTTACCCCCTCGTCTGAATCTCCCACAGCAGAGAAAGGAATGAAGGTCGTCTACTTTGGTAACGAGCTTCCTCAAGATGGCATCCAAGGCATCTGTCGACGACTACACACCTACACCAAAGACCGGCGATACCCGCTCCTCGCCCGATTCATCGAGGAGAGCACCTGGGCAGTGCACGATGAAGTTCGACAACTACATGCCGCGCAAAAAGCCTTGGTGAGTCCGTTCGAGAGCGTTCTACATCTTGCCGAGCAGCCCGAGCTGTGCAGAGGACCTCTCTGCGGGTCGATCGAGGGCGTTCTTCTTTGTGTTATCCAGTTGGGAACGTTTATCGG TTACTACGAAGACTCACCGAATGAGTACACCTTCGACTCCGCAAACACCTATCTCACAGGCCTGGGACTTGGCCTGTTGGCGTCGACGGCTGTCTCTCTCTCCCCGACGCTGGCGGACCTTCCCTTGGCCGGGGCAGAGGTCGTGCGCGTGGCTTTCCGTCTTGGAGTGCTGGTTGCCGATGTCTCTCAGAATCTTCAACCCGCTGATGCGACAGGCGAACGAGACTCATGGGCCTATGTGATTCCCAATGTCGCTCCTAAggaagccgaagaggagCTGGCTGTTATCCACACGCGCGAA AATACTCCCGAGGCGAGCCGGATCTTCATCAGCGCAATTAGTCGGACGTCAGTGACCATCAGTGGGCCACCGGCTCGACTCCGGCGCCTCTTCCGAATGTCTGATTTCTTCCGTGACCGCACCTTCGTTGCGCTTCCCGTGTATGGGGGGCTGTGTCATGCAAAACACATCTACAATTCGCAGCATGCCCGGTCAGTGGTTCAAGGCCCGTCAATAGCGGCGTTGGATACGCGCTTTATCGCCCGATACCCGATCCTCTCGACTGGCAGCGGCGAGCCCTTCCCGACAGCCACGACGGCGACGGAGCTGTTCGAACATGTCATGACTGAAATCCTCACCCAAGCCATTGAGTGGGAAAATGTCATCCAGGGAGTAGTAGAACGGGCCAAGCTGCTCTCCGTGTCCGAGGTCCAGGTCCAGGTCTTCCGCAACTCACATCCGGTTCACGACCTCCTGTCCGCCTTGGAAACCTCCCTAAGGGAAGGAGTCGAGGTGGCTATCAAGGACCTCGGCCCATGGATCACAAGGACGCGAGACGAGGAGCGGCCTCCACCGCGCGGTACGGCTCAATCTAAAATCGCCATCGTCGGCATGTCCTGTCGCATGCCCAGTGGAGCGACCGATACGGAGAAATTCTGGGACATTCTGGAACAGGGGCTGGATGTCCATCGCAAGATCCCTCCGGACCGATTCGACGTGGACAGTCACTATGATCCCGCGGGGAAACGGGTCAACGCGAGCCACACACCGTATGGTTGCTTCATTGACGAACCAGGCCTGTTCGATGCCCCCTTCTTCAACATGTCCCCCCGGGAAGCTCAACAGACCGATCCAATGCAGCGTCTCGCCATTGTGACGGCCTACGAAGCCCTGGAGCGGGCAGGATACGTGGCGAACCGCACCCGATCGTCCAACAAACACCGCATGGGCACGTTCTACGGCCAAGCCAGTGACGATTACCGCGAGGTCAACTCGGCACAGGAGATTAGCACCTACTTCATCCCCGGCGGCTGTCGTGCATTCGGGCCGGGACGGATCAACTACTTTTTCAAACTCTGGGGGCCGAGCTTCAGTATCGATacagcctgctcctccagtcTGGCCACCATCCAG GCAGCCTGTACGGCTCTCTGGAACGGCGACACGGACACGGTGGTGGCCGGAGGAATGAATGTTCTGACAAACTCGGATGCCTTCGCCGGCCTCAGCCACGGGCATTTCCTGACCAAGACTCCCAATGCGTGCAAAACCTGGGACTGTGAGGCAGATGGCTATTGCCGTGCGGACGGAGTGGCCTCCATTGTAATGAAGCGTCTGGAAGACGCGGAAGCAGACAATGACAACATCTTGGGAGTGATTCTTGGGGCCGCGACAAACCACTCTGCGGaggccatctccatcactCATCCACATGCCGGCGCCCAGTCCTGTCTCAGCCGACAGGTCCTCCGCAGCGCCGGCATCGATCCAATGGACGTCAGTTACGTCGAGATGCATGGAACTGGGACCCAGGCCGGGGACGCGGAAGAAATCAAGTCAGTCAGTGATGTCTTTGCCCCTGCTGTTAAGCGGCGCAGTTCCCAGCAGCCCGTGTTCATTGGTGCGGTCAAGGCAAACGTCGGCCACGGGGAAGCTGTCGCGGGTGTCACTGCGCTGGTGAAGGTGCTTCTCATGTTCCAGAAGGAGGCCATCCCCCCGCATGTCGGCATCAAGAATAGCATCAATCCGGGGTTCCCGAAAGACCTGGATCAGCGAAATTTGCGTATTCCCTATGAAAAGAAGCCCTGGCCCCGACGCCCCGGCAGGAAGCGCATCGCGATGGTCAACAACTTCAGTGCCGCCGGGGGCAATTCGACCTTGGCTATAGAAGAAGGGCCGCTTCGACCAAAGCCGGCTGGCGCGATCGACCCCCGTTCTTCTCACCTGGTCACCGTCTCGGCAAAGAGCAAGATCTCCCTCAAAGGGAACCTCGAACGGCTGCTGAGCTTCCTGGACGCCCATCCGGACGTCGCGTTGTCTGACCTGGCGTACACGACCACGGCACGGCGTCATCACCATAATCATCGAGTCGCCGTGGCCACTTCGGATATTGCGGATCTCAAGGCTCAGCTGTGCAAAACCCTCGAATCCGACTCGGTCAATACCCTTCAACCGATTTCTGCCACGGGCCCGCCCCCCATTGCCTTTGCCTTTACCGGTCAGGGATCCTCATATAAATCATGGGacctccagctcttccagcacTCGCCGTACTTTCGCTCGCAGATCCTGCATTTAGACACCCTGGCGCAGGGGCAAGGGTTCCCTTCCTTTGTCCCTGCCATTGACGGCTCCTATCCCCGGGACCATGCCCATTGTCCCGTCATCACACAGCTAGCACTGGTCTGCACCGAGATAGCTCTTGCAAAGTACTGGGTCTCGCTAGGCGTGACGCCGGATGTGGTGGTGGGCCATAGTCTGGGTGAGTATGCGGCCCTGCACATCGCTGGCGTTCTGTCTGCTAGCGATGCCATCTTTCTTGTCGGACAGCGTGCGTGCCTGCTTCAAGAGCGGTGCCAGCCCAGTAGCCATCAGATGATGGCGGTCCGGGCGTCTCTCGAGCAAATTGAGCAGTTCGCAGGGAGCCTGCCCTATGAAATTGCTTGTGTCAATGGACCCAGGGAAATGGTCCTCAGCGGCACCCgcgaggagatggcggcGGTGGCCAGGCTCCTGGAAGCCGAGGGATTCAAGTGTATTGTGTTAGAGGTAGCCTTTGCCTTTCACTCGGCGCAGATGGATCCCATCCTGGACGAGTTTGAGGCGCTGGCGGCATCGGGCGTCGTCTTCCAGGCGCCGAACTTGCCGGTGATCTCACCATTACTGAGTAAAGTGGTCTTCGATGAGCATACGATAGATTCGGTATACATGCGGCGGGCGACGCGCGAGACCGTCCACTTCCTCTctgcgatgaagatggcgcaCAAGATTTCCACCATTGACGATGCCACCGTGTGGGTTGAAATCGGCCCACACCCTGTCTGTGTCAACTTCGTCCGATCCTCCCTCCCCTCGACCAGCGTGACCGTGCCGTCGTTCCGCCGCGGGGAGGATAACTGGGTAACGCTCACGAGCAGTTTAGGGATCCTCCACTGCGCCGGGGTGCCTGTGGACTGGAATGAGTTCCATCAGCCGTTCGAACGGGCCCTCCGGCTATTGGATCTGCCGACATACAGCTGGAATGAAAAGACATACTGGATCCAGTACCAGGGAAATTGGGCCCTCACCAAGGGAAACACGTTCTACGATGACGAGGCCCCGCAAACCAAGGCCCTTGCGGGGCTGGCATCGGAGCTGAGGACGTCCACCGTCCAGCAGATCATCCACGAGCAGTACGACGGTGCAGCTGGGTCGGTCGTCATGCAGTCGGATCTCATGCAGCCGGATTTCCTAGCGGCAGCGTATGGCCACAAGATGAATGGACGGGGAGTTGTCACCTCG TCGATCCATGCCGATATTGCGTTCACGCTGGGTGAATATCTCTATAAGAAGCTCAATCCCAATCAGGAACCACACATGAATATCGCCAACCTGGAAGTCGTCAAGGCTCTGGTGGCGCAGGAGAACACCAAGTCACCACAGCTCATCCAAGTGTCTGCGAGCACTGACAATATCCGATCCAGACAGGCACATCTGAAATGGCACAACGTGATCAACGGATCTATTGAGGAACCTTTTGCCAGTGCGACTGTCTACTACGAGGAAGCGAGCGACTGGCTGGCGTCCTGGCGTCCTGCGACCCATCTCGTGCAGGGCCGGATCCATGCGCTTGAGCAGCTCGCAGAAGACGGCGTGGCCAACCGCTTCACCCGGCGCATGGCCTACGGACTGTTTGCCAGCAGCCTGGTCGACTATGCTGATAAGTACCGCGGCATGCAGTCAGTGGTGCTGCACGAGCTCGAGGCATTTGCAGATGTCGTCCTCACCACCGAGAAAGGCGGCACCTGGACCGTTCCCCCGTACTTCATTGACAGTGTGGCCCATCTGGCCGGCTTCATAATGAATGTCTCCGATGCGAACGATACGAATGCCAATTTCTGCGTCACTCCCGGCTGGAGCTCGATGCGGTTTGCGGCGCCCCTCCTTCCGGGGAGCAAATACCGCTCTTATGTCAAGATGATCCCGACGGTTGAAGACAACAATATCTATCTGGGTGACGTCTACATCCTCCAGGACGAGACGATTGTCGGCATGGTCGGGGGAATCAAATTCCGCAGGTATCCTCGTATCCTGCTCAATcgattcttctccgcccCGGATGCGGATGCCAGAAAGTCTACGCCTGCTACCTCCGCGCCTGCACCTGCACCTCCTGCTGGATCAGAGGCCCTGCAGCCCAAAGCGGCACCGGCCAGTACTCCGGCCGCTCCAGCATCAGCCGATGCGCCGACCACCAACGGAGTGAAGGCAGCCGCTGAGCCCGACGCCAACAGTACCGCCGCCAAAGCGATCGCTCTGGTGGCTACGGAGGCCGGACTCGGGCTGAGTGACCTCAAGGACAGTGCCAGTTTCTCTAGCCTAGGGATCGACAGTCTGATGAGTCTGGTGATTTCCGAGAAGTTCCGGGAGACGCTGGGGGTGACAGTGACGGGCAGCCTGTTCTTGGAGTATCCGACTGTAGGGGATTTGAAGAGCTGGCTACTGGAGTATTACAGCTGA
- a CDS encoding putative C6 transcription factor codes for MQRIIESTRLTVEQNSFLRCYTSVLPSQIIVGMSQRPRKFQRASKACDFCHRRSIKCSKINGPLAPCQNCADFDIQCTYDRPARRRGVPRNASLAESKSAPPLSADAAGSSSSHSARLDAIRHPGAADSPWDILNGTWTTAPTSNDGALVNSWKAFAIGCESTIHNLAHVYFEIVYPIFPLFHRSSFLTQLEKREYLKHRGLFASTMAMCALASARARDGALYSKRWSPSQLANPPSEVFCAAAKESIPRDLAAAKGTEYLRTCAILSIAGIQNGQIQDMQQYAGIYHTLSAMEGLHDEKLWPKDLSPVEVEVRRRMFWSIYTLDVYSSIVWGGVIRYREAQSNVQYPSGEDDDFIPSMLSVQRDLNDGYGGKGQPSQWIRGWNFTTDLYRILEHAVDCQRWRSSSNTDGRTGVWSLFRPAPMAAASVMDHVLSMYSSLPAQFRETPPVTGDPAQDIVGFQSANIQATLQLLRMVLFANEDPGADGKCDVAGQVLSVFSKVPVEYLKAISSPLLYHLGGIGYILGSAMEGSLSERSYRRVRTLLLEMAQLLHRLESGLRRSTGASERLKAQVGRIDEYMRMQASSTMSTRRSSFNPDHMPSEDHQDSIASMHAPLTGFEDPLTQFQLPPELLDDWPWSFDTSPPEGVFPMPFIK; via the exons ATGCAACGGATCATCGAGTCGACGCGTTTAACCGTTGAACAGAACAGCTTCCTTCGATGCTATACTAGCGTGCTTCCTAGTCAGATCATCGTGGGAATGTCGCAACGTCCGCGGAAATTTCAACGTGCTTCGAAGGCTT GTGACTTCTGCCACAGACGTAGCATAAAATGCAGTAAGATCAACGGCCCTCTGGCGCCCTGCCAGAACTGTGCGGATTTTGATATTCAATGTACCTATGATCGCCCGGCCAGGCGGCGAGGAGTTCCAAGAAATGCCAGTTTGGCAGAGAGCAAGTCGGCTCCGCCACTCAGCGCGGATGCTGCAggatcatcctcgtcgcATTCAGCCCGTCTAGATGCCATCAGACACCCTGGCGCTGCTGACTCCCCGTGGGACATTCTGAATGGCACCTGGACGACTGCGCCAACGTCCAATGATGGGGCGCTGGTGAACTCATGGAAGGCATTTGCTATTGGCTGCGAGAGCACTATCCACAATCTCGCTCACGTCTATTTCGAGATTGTATATCCCAT ATTTCCCTTGTTTCACCGGTCATCATTCCTGACGCAGCTGGAAAAGAGAGAATACTTGAAGCATCGGGGATTGTTCGCGTCGACAATGGCCATGTGTGCCTTGGCCTCCGCGCGGGCTCGTGACGGAGCCCTGTATTCAAAGCGCTGGTCCCCCTCGCAACTGGCAAATCCTCCCTCCGAGGTCTTTTGCGCTGCGGCAAAGGAATCCATCCCGCGCGACCTGGCCGCCGCAAAGGGCACGGAATACCTGAGGACATGTGCCATTTTGAGCATTGCCGGCATCCAGAATGGACAAATTCAGGACATGCAACAGTATGCGGGGATCTACCATACACTGAGCGCAATGGAAGGGCTACATGACGAGAAGCTCTGGCCCAAAGACCTGAGTCctgttgaggttgaggtcCGGCGAAGGATG TTCTGGTCCATATACACCTTAGACGTCTATTCCTCCATTGTCTGGGGCGGAGTCATCCGCTACCGAGAAGCGCAGTCTAATGTCCAGTATCCGAGCGGGGAGGACGATGATTTCATCCCCAGCATGCTGTCCGTTCAGAGGGATCTTAACGATGGTTACGGCGGAAAAGGACAGCCAAGTCAGTGGATACGTGGCTGGAACTTCACCACCGACCTTTATCGAATTCTGGAGCATGCCGTCGATTGCCAACGGTGGCGGTCGTCTTCCAACACTGATGGGAGGACGGGAGTCTGGTCATTATTCCGTCCAGCCCCAATGGCCGCTGCCTCTGTTATGGACCACGTCCTTTCCATGTACTCTTCGCTGCCTGCGCAGTTTCGCGAGACTCCGCCAGTCACTGGTGACCCCGCTCAGGATATCGTAGGCTTCCAGTCCGCTAACATCCAAGCCACTCTGCAACTGCTGCGTATGGTCCTATTCGCAAACGAAGACCCAGGGGCGGATGGCAAATGTGACGTCGCAGGGCAAGTCTTAAGCGTTTTCTCTAAAGTGCCTGTCGAATATCTGAAAGCTATCAGTTCTCCCTTG CTGTATCATCTGGGCGGGATTGGCTATATCCTTGGATCCGCCATGGAAGGAAGTCTGTCCGAGAGATCTTATAGGCGAGTCCGTACGCTGCT ATTGGAAATGGCCCAGCTTTTGCATCGGTTGGAGTCAGGCCTGCGACGGTCCACTGGTGCCAGTGAACGCCTCAAAGCGCAGGTAGGTCGCATAGACGAGTACATGCGCATGCAAGCATCGTCGACTATGTCTACCCGAAGGTCATCCTTCAATCCCGACCATATGCCGTCGGAAGATCATCAAGACAGCATCGCGTCCATGCATGCGCCTCTAACCGGGTTTGAGGACCCGCTCACTCAGTTCCAGCTGCCGCCAGAATTACTGGATGACTGGCCGTGGTCATTCGATACAAGTCCGCCTGAGGGAGTATTTCCAATGCCGTTCATTAAGTGA